The genomic stretch TTGTCTGCTGATCACTTTAAGGTGGATTTACTCTATCCCAATCAATTGATCACTTTTAAGGTGGATTTGTGTTATACTAATATTGTGTAAAACGTATTCCCATAAGAACCATACGAATACGTGAAAACTATATACGAAGTACATCATTGCGGTCAATGCAAAATAATGCTACAACAATACGGTCGGTCTCAACCATTTGTTAAACGTTGATCTTATCAGGGCCTGTTAATCACTGATCTTATCACCATGAGTAACATGGCAGCTGTAGTAGCCAGTCGTCTGAATGAAACTGTGCTGCGTATGAATGAAGCTCTCGAGGTTGGTCCATCCATAGAAATTTAAGCAATTAAAATATGTAATTATGTAATTATGTAAGGTCTTGAATTATACGAGTAATGTTTATTCGTTTCCCTTTGGTGTAATTTGGTCTGCAGAAATCAAAGAAACATTTGTTGCAGAGGGTTCGGAATTTTGACGAAAAGATAGCTGAGCAGCAAGAGTTATCAGAGCGGATTATGAATGAGGTGCACCTTGAGCATTTTTACTATTTTCCTCATTATTCTACTGTACCTATTCTAAGGCTCGGCTCGTGTATTGTAAAGTAGTTGTATTTTAATACAATTTTCAACATGGGTGTTTTGAAAGCAATGCCTTCATGTTTCCTGCAGAAGGCTAAGGCTGCAGGGAATCGGTGTAACATGGCAACTGCAGTAGACAGTTTGGCAGAAAATTTGACGAGTGTCAATGAAGCTCTTGAGGTTGGCCCATCCGTTGTCTTTGAAAGATGTTTTTAAATACTTTGATTATGTAATTATGTAACGTCTTGAATGATGTGATTTTGCGACAACAATGCTCAGAGTTTTTTATGCTAAATTTCAGGAGATTTCTATCTCTGATCTTAAGCTTAACATGCCAGCTGCAATACCCGGTTCAACAGAAAATTTCCGGAGTCTCAGTGTAGCTCTTGAGGTTGGCCCGTCCATTGCTTTTGTACATAATTGTTGTATATTCTTTGATGCTAAATCGATATCCCCTTTGTGATTTTTGTAATTATGTAACATCATGAACGATATGATTTATATTTTGGTATGCAGGAAGCAAAGAAAGATTTGTTGCAGAGGGTTCAGATTTTTGACGAAAAGGACGAAAAGatagctgagcagcgtgagttgTCAGAGCTAATTATGAACGAGGTGCACCTCGAGCATTTTTACTATTAGACTCATTATTCTAATTTGCTTCGAGTTCCTATTTTTCCGTTTCCTTAATTCATTATTCTAATTTGCTTCCAATTCTGTAATTAATTGATAATAGCATTCCAGGtttatttgatgtgaccataattagcgcacatttaatcccctaattgagcctattttgcatactattatatcattctatagccattttatccgtcaaaaccttcctattcgcttttctatcgcatttcatatgttttgtagaaaagaagataataaggcggaaattcccgtctttcgtgcatatttggaagcttattgatgatattagatggactagtatgaagaggaggcaagaatgatgaccaatgatgtaggaataaagagtatatagaagggtcataaggtttaaagcaaagaggaaaagcaaggaagccattcgtgaagaaaattgctcggaacgcaaaccaagagttgctcctttggctctgaaaatatgttagatggaacggcgtcgaaaaatcaagcgatctaggcttttgaatcactccaataggagtccggatgagaaaatgacgtccgttttaccatccgaggtcaaacaaagaagctgttcaggaatccgcgcgtcccgagctgaagacgctcgtcttccctacaatccgctcggattgctccaaatccgctcggattccctctctttttgcccgagcgtcttgctcccaatccgctcggattcccctgccacaatccgtccgtcccgacaacaatccgcccggattcctttgcAGCAcaatttcgttcttcaagctccgtgaaagactctCTCCTTCGAaaaagaccggagtctccctaaatagggacttaatcgtcatttaagcttctagttaaccctaatgcatccacctaatttccactatatataccccatttgtaataatcaaactaccaagttttattagattagaatcaagtttccttagattaaatcaagctctcttagattagattaggagtagattagaatagattaatctcaatctttccacaaaattacacattaatctctccttaattattgttcaagtttattattcaagtttattattgggtaattgaagattattgggttattattggaggattgacaaccttcaatcaatcaatcaagtttcttctattattctttgcattattatttggatcatctcaagtttggtataattcctttactctataatctttattgtttatttcttcattctattatcatgtttatacttgttgtgatgattgacaccattaatgacatgtttcccatgataatgagtgagtagtttctttagctaggattaatgggtaattaggggaaaccaacatgggggatgattcatgcttaaattaatatgttttcataatcaaattgcttgcttgttgtgatgtcaactttatgcacatgttatgtttgatgaaatgctaagcctatgaatccttgcatttttaccatctcttatctattcaacttgacttgtaagatataaaccaactcgagtcttgttagaccatgcatagaagttgaataggaggaaagtaagtcgacttgtaggtgttgtacaatctaatcgattcggctccgggacccaactcttcctatgaaccgtaagacataacccaactcggttcctccacaacattaattgcttgcaactttgtaaacatgtttgtatgatcaaaaccatgaatcccctatgaccccatgatatcctatcacttttaatcatttgtttacatccttcattCCATTGCTTATtctactttattgtttgcattagtctagacacaactacaaacccaaacaaattgtgacactagcataaattgagatagatagacttagagcccaaagcacaccgtcccatggattgacctcgacttaccgctaactagtagtttgttgagtattataaatgtgtttgattggatgtaaCCCGACGACATCGCTCCCTATCATCATTTtgattccaatttttttttttgtgctttcGATTTCTCTAATTTCAGGACATTTCTACGTCTGATTTTGATTTTAAGCGTAGCATGGGAGCTGGATTAGACAGTTTGACGGAAAATTTGCAGATTGTCAATGAAACTCTTAAGGTTGGCCCAATCATTGCTATTGAACATAAATGTTGTATATTCTCTTATGCTAAATCGCTAATCACCCTTTGGCAATGTTTTGAACTTGAGTATGTCAACCAATTTGATATATGTAACGTCTTGAACGATATGAGTAATGTTAATTCGTTTACCTTGGGTGCATTTTGGTCTGCAGAAAGCAAAGAAACATTTGTTGCAGATGATTCACGAGAATCCTGCCGTAAAAATCGATGTGAAGCAAGACTTGGCAGAGCAGATGATGAATGAGGTGAAGCTTGAGCATTTTTACTATTTTCCTCATTATTCTAATTTTACCCAATTGAGTAGTTTGGCACTCATTTTAACTCCCCGCCCTCTCAAAACAGGTTCAAGATATACGTGCAGAAGTTGAGAAAGCTCATGATGAGCTTAACAACTTGGAAGAGAAGGCTCGCAAATTGGTGAGTGCATCATAACAGCTACTTGTTTCTCGATTTTGCATGTCTCGGAGTATTTACTTGGATGTTACTGCCTGTAATTTTTGCttctacttttttttttgggttatttcataacaataatccatcatattgctggtctgcaataatcactccatcctatcaataatcctaattaaatccaacctaaccaccataccttctaataacgaaccagctgatattttgtgatgtttatgtgtatcaaataaactaagtacttgattcatcacttgaaaatattacatataaatatcacatataccagctaggttgtccaaaaactatcaaatattccaacataaacttcACAAAATATCatctggttcgttattagaaagTATGGTGCTTAGGTTAGATTTAATTGGGATTAATAATAGGATGGAGTaattattgcagaccaccaataagatggattattgttatgaaataacccttttttttttaGGTGTTCTAATTATTTTTTTGGCCCTATTTTCGACAGGATGATATGATGAAAGAGTTTGACGGAGAACAGGTAGAGTTGCTTTCtaagagcatccacaatggtaagctagttgctactagcttacctttgccacataAGATTTTCAAGCAAGAATATTTTTAAGCTACAAACTACTACAATGGTAACCTACTAGCTTAGTGTGGTGGCTTAAATGCACCATATGTCAACTACCTTCCACAACACTCTTTTAATTAATACATTTACTTATTTTACCtagaaaattaaaattaaaaatatttaagtgttgttttaattggtagattttttcttgtgggcccatttgagctactagctccatggagctactagCTCAATTTAAGCTAGTACATACAAAGtgctccaatggttaagcaagtagcttgaaaacttttttatttgcaagcaagtcattttgcttaaccattggagatgctctaatgAGCTTTGAAGAATCTTCAGTAAAGTGGTTTCAAGGAGTAAGGGCTCCTCTATTGAAGTTCTCGAGGGCTCGACGGAATTTCACATGCCTATTTATACTAGCTACTCCCATATTATACTCAAAATTTTGATTATGCTCCATTTAATTTAGTTAAGCTCTTTCCGTTTCTTCAAGttaaattttataattataattattaattatgtATTTGGCTTCAAGCCCGAACATTATTTGggtttataaattttataatttaaaaataAGTTTATAATTATAAATTGTTGAAGAAGTGTTTTAGAATTCGTTTTAAAAGTCCACGATTTTGGTATTTTATGTTGTCTTGTTGATTTTGAATTGCAAGTTTGCAGCTACTCTTGAGGTTTTTTTTGGAGACTTGTATTATTACAAGGTTTTTTTTTAGGCTTAGGGAGACTTCTTTTTTATTATAACAAACTAAATACGGTTTcataatttaaatatcgtgtTTATAAATTAGGTTAAGTTTTAAATTATTGTAATGAGTAGTGAGAAATGCTTGCACAATGCTTTGATAATTTAatcaaatactccgtattactcAATTTTGTTTTTTGGATTATCTGGAGGCAATGCCGGATGTTGGTTATTGTGATGTTATGTTGAGACTATAAATTATATGAATATACGATAATTTAATCAAAAAATGGGAAGATGACTATAGTATATACtcgggttttttgtcaaacacaacctttcaaaaacttttttttttccaaacaccaccaaaacagTTTGTTAAACACaatctttaataattttttttttgttaaacacgaaattttggctagagtttgaatacttgcaatggggtgactttcagtcgatgtttgagatagcaaacgaggtcggtttgaggtgtttttAGACTCGTTGGAAATGTGGGAGTACAAGCTTTCCAGATGTTATCAATATGGCGGTGAtaggtggccttatgtggggtctattggtgtgtaaagtaaggctggtcaagGAGTGAATTGGTGTTTTTCTGATTTGTTTTTACCTCCAATTCATTActtgaccagccttactttacacactaatagaccccacataaggccacctaTTACCACCGTATTGATAACTCCTGAAAAGCttgtactcccacctttccaaAGAGTCTAAGAACACTTCAAATCGACCTCGTTTGCTACCTCAAATATCGACTTAAAGTCACCCTATTGCAAATGGTTAAACTCTGGTCAAAATGTcgtgttttacaaaaaaaaaaaattattaaagattatgttttacaaacttttttttagaggtgatgtttggaaaaaaaagttttttaaaagttgtgtttgacaaaaaaccctataTAGTCCTTTTGACccgttatttgtttatctttagtTTTGTCGTAAAGATCAAGAAAAGAGGGGGACAATTATTGGATAACAACTACACCAATTTGGGTGTGGAAGataaaattgttcatcaaatgcattccATTTTACAATTTGAATGTTATGTCTATCTTTGACTCAACAACCACATAAACGCAATAATACTAACAATAGGTCTCATTTCAGACGACCTGTTCTGTCTTAAGGTTTCATATGTGCTTATGTGACCATTTTTACGGTGAGATGTGAGCATTTTTAAATGGTACTTTCTCCTATCCAAAATAATCTTCGCACTCCTCTAATATAGATgaagtaatattttacaacaAATTTATTGGACCACAAATATCCCACTTGCACACGAACTTTGCAAGGTAAAATTTACTACAATTAGAAATAATAGTTATTGAATGATACATTTATAAATGGATAATGATAACTATTGACCGGGATAGAGAGAGTATCCCCCCTaagactaaaagaataagaaatcttGTGTAATTTTCCCGCTCAATGTCTTCAGCTGCTTAAA from Silene latifolia isolate original U9 population chromosome 2, ASM4854445v1, whole genome shotgun sequence encodes the following:
- the LOC141632438 gene encoding uncharacterized protein LOC141632438 codes for the protein MSNMAAVVASRLNETVLRMNEALEKSKKHLLQRVRNFDEKIAEQQELSERIMNEKAKAAGNRCNMATAVDSLAENLTSVNEALEEISISDLKLNMPAAIPGSTENFRSLSVALEEAKKDLLQRVQIFDEKDEKIAEQRELSELIMNEDISTSDFDFKRSMGAGLDSLTENLQIVNETLKKAKKHLLQMIHENPAVKIDVKQDLAEQMMNEVQDIRAEVEKAHDELNNLEEKARKLDDMMKEFDGEQVELLSKSIHNGKLVATSLPLPHKIFKQEYF